The sequence ATACTCAAAGGTTTCCTCCTCATCCTGTGGCTTACCAATGGTTTTATATACTAGCGTATCTGATGAAAGTTTCAGGATATCAAAGCTGTTGGTTTCCTCAGATTGTTCACCACCTTCGCGAATAGACGTAATTTCCAGTTTGCCATTGAAGATACGCCAGGTACGATAGGTAATGTTGGTCATCTCAATCGATTCAGCCACACCACCCTCTTTGATACGGATACCTATTTCATCGCTGCCATCCAAAGGATCGGGCATCACCCAATCGCCCAACAACAAGTTGATATTGATAACCTCAGAAGCCTCTGTCTGATTTTTATTAGTCATCACTGCCAAACGATCACCTACTCTTACAGAGCCTAACATCTTATGGTTTTCAAGAGCCGGCGTGATATCAAGCGTCAGCGTGTCACCGACATCAGTTATCACCTTCAACTGGGATGTAGAAGGAATCGCGCCACAGAGTCCATAGAGTGTATGGTCACGAATCTGATCATACGCATCCACCGTATCCTCTTCACGCTCAGCCTGATGCGTGTTACCACCACAGCTCAACATCATCATAGCGGCCATCGCCACACTCAGAAAAACCAACTTTTTCATTTGACTATTTGACAATTTAATGATTTGACAATTCTACTTTCTTCGCTTCATTCCAGAGGGCATCCATCTCGCCTAAAGTCATATCCTTAAGCGGCTTGCCAATCTTAATGCTATGCGCCTCGATATAATTAAACCGGTTGATAAACTTTCGGTTTGTCTTTTCAAGGGCATTATCAGGATTCAGTTTATACAATCGGGCGGCATTAATCACGCTGAACAAGAAATCGCCCAACTCCTCAGTTGATTTTTCTTTATCTTCCTTATTCAGCTCTACCTCCAATTCAGCCAGTTCCTCATGCACTTTTTTCCATACATCCTGACGGTCTTCCCAATCAAAGCCTACGTTGCGAGCCTTATCCTGAATGCGATAAGCCTTGATCAGTGATGGCAGAGCATCAGGCACACCAGAGAGAACCGATTCGTTACCATCTTTCTCTTTCAGCTTTATCTGCTCCCAGTTTTCAAGCACCTGACCAACTGTCGTTACCTTTGCAGAATCACTATTCACTATTCCCTGTTCACTATTCACTTCCTTTGGCACATATGGCAGCGGTTTGGGGTTCTCGGCCTCAATCTGCGAAGGATGATAAACATGCGGATGGCGGGTTATCATCTTACGAGTGAGGGCGTTACAAACGTCAGCCATATCAAACTGCTCTTTCTCCTCAGCTATCTTGGCATAGAAACAGATGTGCAGCAACACATCGCCTAATTCTTTACAAATATCGGGAATATCGTTTTTAATGAGTGCATCGCAGAGCTCGTAAGTCTCCTCGATGGTATTGGGGCGAAGACTCTCGTTGGTCTGCTTTTTGTCCCATGGACAATTTGCTCTTAACGCGTCTAAAACGTCAAGAAAACGACCGAAAGCCTGCATTTTTTCTTCTTTTGTATGCATAAAACTATCTTTTTCCGTGCAAAAGTACTAATATTAATTGGAAATTTAGTAATTTTGCAGCGATTTTTGCAAAATATTAAAATATTATATATGGAATTAGCTAGCAAATACGACCCAAAAGAGGTCGAATCGAAATGGTATCAGTACTGGCTGGACAACAAGCTCTTTGCCAGTAAGCCCGACGGACGTCAACCTTACACAATCGTTATTCCGCCACCCAATGTAACGGGTGTGCTGCACATGGGACACATGCTGAACAACACCATCCAGGATATTCTGGTGCGTCGTGCTCGCATGGAGGGAAAGAATGCTTGTTGGGTACCAGGTACCGACCATGCTTCTATCGCTACCGAGGCTAAGGTGGTTAAGAAACTCGCCGGCGAGGGTATCAAGAAGCGTGATCTGACCCGTGAGCAGTTCCTGAAGCACGCATGGGATTGGACCGATGAGCACGGTGGCATCATCCTGAAGCAGTTGCGCCGTCTGGGTGCCAGCTGCGACTGGGACCGTACCGCATTCACTATGGACGAGACACGCAGCAAGAGCGTCATCAAAGTATTTGTAGATCTCTATAACAAAGGCCTCATCTACCGCGGTCTCCGTATGGTAAACTGGGACCCCAAAGCTTTGACAGCACTTTCAACCGAAGAGGTGATTTATAAAGAGGAGAAGAGTCACCTGTTCCACCTGAAATATTATGTGGATGGCTTGACCACCCTCGAAAACGAGGAGGCCTTAAAGGCTGAAGGCAACATCATCCACAAGGACGAGAAGGGCTACTATGCCGTAGTTGCTACTACACGTCCTGAGACCATCATGGGTGATACTGCTATGTGTATCAACCCCAAGGATGCCAAGAACCAGTGGCTGAAAGGTCGCAAGGTAATTGTTCCTCTGGTAGGTCGTGTGATCCCCGTGATTGAGGACCGTTATGTAGATATCGAGTTTGGTACCGGTTGTTTGAAAGTAACCCCTGCACACGATACCAACGACTATATGCTGGGTAAGACTCACAATCTGGAGACCATCGACATCTTTAATCCCGATGGTACCATTTCGGAGCAGAGCCCACTCTATGTAGGTATGGACCGCATGGATTGCCGTAAGCAGATCTCGAAGGACCTGCAGGAGGCAGGATTGATGGAGCGCATTGAGGACTATATTAATAAGGTAGGTTACTCTGAGCGCAACCCTGACACCGCCATCGAGCCACGCCTCTCACTGCAGTGGTTCCTGAAGATGCAGCACTTTGCTGACATCGCTCTGCCACCAGTAATGAATGACGAACTGAAGTTCTATCCAGCAAAATACAAGAATACTTATAAGAACTGGTTGGAGAATATCCAGGACTGGTGTATCTCTCGTCAGTTGTGGTGGGGACACCGTATTCCTGCTTACTACTACGACGAAGAGAAGTTCGTTGTAGCCGAGACAGCCGAGGAGGCCCTGGAGCTGGCTCGAAAGGAGAGCGGCAACGCCAACCTGCAGATGAGCGACCTGAAACAGGACGAGGATGCCCTCGATACCTGGTTCTCATCATGGCTGTGGCCAATCTCATTGTTTGATGGTATCAACACCCCTGGCAACGAGGAGATTAAATACTACTATCCCACTAGCGACTTGGTAACTGGTCCAGATATCATCTTCTTCTGGGTAGCTCGTATGATTATGGCCGGTGAGGAGTACATGGGTACCTTCCCATTCAAGAACGTTTACTTCACTGGTATCGTTCGTGACAAGTTGGGTCGCAAGATGTCTAAGTCGCTCGGTAACTCACCCGATCCTATCGAACTAATTGAGAAGTTCGGTGCCGATGGTGTACGTATGGGTATGATGCTCTCTGCACCTGCTGGTAACGATATTCTGTTCGACGAGGCACTGTGCGAGCAGGGACGTAACTTCAACAACAAGATTTGGAACGCCTTCCGCTTGGTTAAGGGTTGGAAGGTTGCAGATATCGAGCAGGCCGAAGCTGGAAAAATTGCCACCAAGTGGTTTGAGGCAAAACTGAAGCAGACCAACGCTGAGGTTGAGGATTTGTTTAAGAAGTACCGTATCAGCGAGGCCCTGATGGCTGTTTATAAGCTGTTCTGGGATGAGTTCTCAAGCTGGTACCTGGAGATGGTTAAGCCTGCCTATATCAATGGTGAGCCCCTGCCTATCGACAAGGCTACTTACGATAAGACCCTCGAGTTCTTCGAGATTCTGTTGAAGATGCTGCACCCATTCATGCCATTCATTACTGAGGAGCTGTGGCAGCACCTGTACGATCGCAAGGATGGCGAGAGCATCATGAAGGTTAGCCTGAAGCTCGACGCTCCTACTAAGGCTGACGAAGAGCTGGCTGCTCAGATTGAGAACGTGAAGCAGATTGTATCAGGCGTTCGTATGGTTCGTAACCAGAAGAACATTGCTCCAAAAGAGCAGCTCGACCTGCAGGTTGTTAGCAAGAACGATTATGCTGCGTTTGATGCCGTCACCATCAAGATGGCTAACCTGAAGAGCATCAACGTAGTTACCGAGAAGGATGCCACCGCATCAGCCTTCATGGTAGGTACCGACGAGTTTGCAGTTCCTGTTGGTGACATGATTGATGTTGAGGCCGAGATTGCTAAGATGGAGGCTCAGTTGCAGCACCTCGAAGGTTTCCTGGCAGGTGTGAAGAAGAAGCTCTCGAACGAGCGTTTTGTAGCCAATGCTCCTGAAGCAGTAGTTGCACTTGAGCGCAAGAAGCAGAGTGATTCTGAAGAGAAAATTGCAGCGCTGAAAGAAAGCATCGCTGCTCTGAAGAATAAATAAAAAGAATCCCCGCCGATTGGCGGGGATTTATTATTTCAGGCCTTTATTCAAGAATTCAATATAACCTTGAATATCCTCATCGTAAGAACGGCTGCCCGCTAACGGGTGGCCTTCTTCGTTTAATAGCACATAGAACGGTTGGGCGTTAGCACCGAACTTCACACGCTGCAGATAGCTCCACTTATCACCCACAGTACGCAAGGTACGCTTCTGGCCATTCTCCTCCACCTCGATAGGTGTAGCGAGTGGTGTCTTGTCGTCTACGTAAAGCGATATCAAGATATACTTATTATTCAGGATATCAGCCACCTGAGGATCGCTCCATACAGCAGCCTCCATCTTACGACAGTTTACACAACCAAATCCAGTAAAGTCGATAATCACAGGTTTGTGCTCAGCCTTGGCAGCAGCCATACCCTGTTCGTAATCCTTGTATTTGGCCTCGGTCACCGTCTTCTGCAGATTAAAGTCCTGTGTACTCATAGGTGGTGCAAAAGCTGAAATGGCTTTCAAAGGTGCTCCCCACAAACCAGGAATCATATAAATAGTGAAAGCTAACGAAGCCATAGCCAAGAAGAACTGTGGTACATTGGTACGATGCTTATCATCGTCGTGCGGGAACTTGAGCCAGCCCAACAAGTATGCGCCAAGCAGACCGAAGATAACAATCCACAACGACAGAAACACCTCACGATCGAGAATATGCCAACCGTAGGCCAAATCAGCCACACTCAGGAACTTGAGTGCAAAAGCCAACTCGATAAAGCCCAAGGTTACCTTGATGGCATTCATCCAACCACCTGACTTAGGAGCCGACTTCAACAAAGAGGGGAACATGGCAAAGAGTGTAAATGGAATGGCCAATGCAATGGCGAATCCCAACATACCGATAGTTGGAGCCACAATGCTTCCCTGCGTAGATACAGCCACTAACAGGAATCCGATAATAGGACCGGTACATGAGAAAGACACCAAAGCCAAGGTGAACGCCATCAGGAAGATGCTGAGCAATCCTGTAGTACTCTCGGATTTCTCATCAATCTTTGTTGACCACGACGCAGGCAAGGTGATTTCGAAAGCACCTAAGAATGAAGCGGCGAAGACAACCAACAACAGACAGAAGAAGATATTGAATACCGCATTAGTGGCCAAAGCATTCAGCGCACTGGCCCCAAACAACAGAGTAACAGCCAAACCTAACAGCACATAGATAACCACGATGCTTGCGCCATAAGTAGTGGCCTCGCGGATAGCTTTTGAGCGATCTTTATTACGCTTGAGGAAGAAAGATACCGTCATCGGAATGATTGGCCACACACAAGGTGTGAACAAAGCAATGAAACCACCCAGCAATCCCTCAATAAAAATCAACCACAGAGCCATACTCTCGGTAGGAGCCGCATTGCCATTGAAAGCCTGCAATTCAGAAACAACAGGTGTCCACAAATCATTTGCAACAACAGCACTATCTA is a genomic window of Xylanibacter ruminicola 23 containing:
- the mazG gene encoding nucleoside triphosphate pyrophosphohydrolase, which gives rise to MHTKEEKMQAFGRFLDVLDALRANCPWDKKQTNESLRPNTIEETYELCDALIKNDIPDICKELGDVLLHICFYAKIAEEKEQFDMADVCNALTRKMITRHPHVYHPSQIEAENPKPLPYVPKEVNSEQGIVNSDSAKVTTVGQVLENWEQIKLKEKDGNESVLSGVPDALPSLIKAYRIQDKARNVGFDWEDRQDVWKKVHEELAELEVELNKEDKEKSTEELGDFLFSVINAARLYKLNPDNALEKTNRKFINRFNYIEAHSIKIGKPLKDMTLGEMDALWNEAKKVELSNH
- a CDS encoding lipocalin family protein; translation: MKKLVFLSVAMAAMMMLSCGGNTHQAEREEDTVDAYDQIRDHTLYGLCGAIPSTSQLKVITDVGDTLTLDITPALENHKMLGSVRVGDRLAVMTNKNQTEASEVININLLLGDWVMPDPLDGSDEIGIRIKEGGVAESIEMTNITYRTWRIFNGKLEITSIREGGEQSEETNSFDILKLSSDTLVYKTIGKPQDEEETFEYSRWREKEQPDLHGLKLEEHQDEYMKL
- a CDS encoding valine--tRNA ligase, giving the protein MELASKYDPKEVESKWYQYWLDNKLFASKPDGRQPYTIVIPPPNVTGVLHMGHMLNNTIQDILVRRARMEGKNACWVPGTDHASIATEAKVVKKLAGEGIKKRDLTREQFLKHAWDWTDEHGGIILKQLRRLGASCDWDRTAFTMDETRSKSVIKVFVDLYNKGLIYRGLRMVNWDPKALTALSTEEVIYKEEKSHLFHLKYYVDGLTTLENEEALKAEGNIIHKDEKGYYAVVATTRPETIMGDTAMCINPKDAKNQWLKGRKVIVPLVGRVIPVIEDRYVDIEFGTGCLKVTPAHDTNDYMLGKTHNLETIDIFNPDGTISEQSPLYVGMDRMDCRKQISKDLQEAGLMERIEDYINKVGYSERNPDTAIEPRLSLQWFLKMQHFADIALPPVMNDELKFYPAKYKNTYKNWLENIQDWCISRQLWWGHRIPAYYYDEEKFVVAETAEEALELARKESGNANLQMSDLKQDEDALDTWFSSWLWPISLFDGINTPGNEEIKYYYPTSDLVTGPDIIFFWVARMIMAGEEYMGTFPFKNVYFTGIVRDKLGRKMSKSLGNSPDPIELIEKFGADGVRMGMMLSAPAGNDILFDEALCEQGRNFNNKIWNAFRLVKGWKVADIEQAEAGKIATKWFEAKLKQTNAEVEDLFKKYRISEALMAVYKLFWDEFSSWYLEMVKPAYINGEPLPIDKATYDKTLEFFEILLKMLHPFMPFITEELWQHLYDRKDGESIMKVSLKLDAPTKADEELAAQIENVKQIVSGVRMVRNQKNIAPKEQLDLQVVSKNDYAAFDAVTIKMANLKSINVVTEKDATASAFMVGTDEFAVPVGDMIDVEAEIAKMEAQLQHLEGFLAGVKKKLSNERFVANAPEAVVALERKKQSDSEEKIAALKESIAALKNK
- a CDS encoding protein-disulfide reductase DsbD family protein, producing the protein MKKLLTIWMLLVAFVAAKAQMMDPVHFTTQMKDLKNGEAELVFKATIDAGWHVYSTGLGNDGPISASFHKNKMDGAEPVGKLQAHGKEIKQFDKLFEMEVRYFEQAVTFVQKIKFTKPQYDIDCYIEYGACNDQACLPPSEVTFKQSGKSSIEEEASVPKDAPEVDTAKVVAPVDSAVVANDLWTPVVSELQAFNGNAAPTESMALWLIFIEGLLGGFIALFTPCVWPIIPMTVSFFLKRNKDRSKAIREATTYGASIVVIYVLLGLAVTLLFGASALNALATNAVFNIFFCLLLVVFAASFLGAFEITLPASWSTKIDEKSESTTGLLSIFLMAFTLALVSFSCTGPIIGFLLVAVSTQGSIVAPTIGMLGFAIALAIPFTLFAMFPSLLKSAPKSGGWMNAIKVTLGFIELAFALKFLSVADLAYGWHILDREVFLSLWIVIFGLLGAYLLGWLKFPHDDDKHRTNVPQFFLAMASLAFTIYMIPGLWGAPLKAISAFAPPMSTQDFNLQKTVTEAKYKDYEQGMAAAKAEHKPVIIDFTGFGCVNCRKMEAAVWSDPQVADILNNKYILISLYVDDKTPLATPIEVEENGQKRTLRTVGDKWSYLQRVKFGANAQPFYVLLNEEGHPLAGSRSYDEDIQGYIEFLNKGLK